From Pusillibacter faecalis, one genomic window encodes:
- a CDS encoding S-layer homology domain-containing protein, translating to MTKQTSERKYGKGRVARRMTALALAAALCFGLLPAASPTAEAADWMEPYLEQVVEWGVMRGDASGNLNPDRQITRAEFVTMVNRAFGYTEVGANPFTDVPNNAWYAEDIRIASKAGYFNGTSATTASPNALVTREQAAAMIGRNLRLQGGTGAITSFTDNQQIGTWSRGLVQEAANMGIIQGYEDGTFRPKAKITRGQVACFLVRALGTLVQEPGEQTAGGVYGNLTINTPGVILRDTVVTGNLYLTGGVGLDDVVLENVTVMGKIVVSGAGTSQKGESSIVLRNVTAGGLEIDSLTGQFISLRSEGLTNIKETTVRTSAYLEDLTDDGLGLQYIRLDGESGVQLQLAGNIKEVINLTPDSSLAFAQGVANKVTVDERATGTTLNIDSSATIRELNLDTGTTVTGTGDIGVLTVNSDGSVVPMLPDTIIIRPGVTGNINGTEMDSTAAAESSEDPRLLAGYPAARNVAPKAADIVFSTNKSGTIYWALTALMDGSVDEETLVNPSAYSAKIIKNGTVKASASKTEMTTKLSGLTVDGSYYLSAILVDSRGRRSPVKVTAFTTPDDSTPNFSTGYPYASVTTDGDQQVIQAMVMPTKDCQLYYALLPKGSAAPTAADFKAAAVTGNLGYGVVDVKKNTQYLIPRVNTSYLAEETTYDLYLWLNDADNGKSSAVKKLTVTTLDKTPPVIQHLTVTDVAARSVTLTYSLDEPGTLYWAVVKRGTQFYAQGIDDPEELVAKIQVESGTGALKKGSSTASKAATDVRFTVSGLDSQTAYDLYYVAKDRAGNYNVYTAELTPPMQINTLDNEPPTVVQEFTHDGTDNPASPTPYPDTSIRLVFSESVQGIQDVGGQQVTSNFQELYNNVQKASAGSPEKAAAEDALADALRTHISLYYKPASGQPEKAAERTADTPPDADWVIDYRKATVAMDPSGSGEMIITFPYNADSGLSGLNLSSGATYYFELQGIADTSTAANRMEGVRGVTKLPEFTTIDAQLIFSQSTAISPDGGTTIFDMTFQLTPATAASVSDETLWDLLFWSESSIEFELYAKDKSGSWKQVGGAGKTAKIQTMPDTPKIGISIAQQLVGPANNPDFEQLNLMKESREYGIVIKKLNDSEKPEEWSEPVSITVVPIAGTQVALREMSQMSLTPERYEEQQAGIYRVKEIGVPTEYTVTHTFRDTAAPTFASGTPLFDPGDEGVNIDVILSRGNTTYYYVVAPLGKIQTVYDGAVINTVDKWKTLPESGLNADGTPVTDKLVTMPSSNDIMNPRYAGLEYKTGYGTYRAGTARISLDGLSADTEYIAYFVLKGEAQDSYSGVYAFRFKTEVVTRPVLTITLMNPSAMIQSDREADVNYMLMVAGKEGEPFNEKLGNYLDQDAVKEYSNYWNQDWADLTLLEAMRQSVRTGNRDIGSVFDYFANGVAKDKVTNAVLYSSTTGTTIAANGSVSLNKGNNLTFTNDFTKNMTVGTSYWIVAVGKSPLGSGYAFRSNSYLSAVDGQHPMVTSLTTETPGDQVFESELEAWRNLYKGTVYITFDEDLYLKESVNKWSPVTNQFPAPAGYVSSKTLLESNNATVEASTSGSTRCNSLTLSFTGIGPGNSIRLTSDISDSAGNSGAADGTLVLNLEVVKVGNYWTAQFVIAPGSSGWDATRN from the coding sequence ATGACCAAGCAAACATCCGAACGGAAGTATGGGAAGGGCAGAGTTGCCAGAAGAATGACAGCACTTGCGCTGGCCGCGGCACTCTGCTTTGGGCTTTTGCCGGCAGCGTCCCCGACGGCAGAGGCCGCTGATTGGATGGAGCCCTATTTGGAACAGGTTGTGGAATGGGGCGTCATGCGGGGCGATGCATCGGGCAATTTGAATCCGGACCGGCAGATCACCCGGGCGGAGTTTGTCACGATGGTGAACCGGGCGTTCGGTTATACGGAGGTGGGAGCAAATCCCTTTACGGATGTACCGAATAACGCCTGGTACGCGGAAGATATCCGCATTGCCAGCAAGGCAGGCTACTTTAACGGAACGTCCGCTACCACAGCCTCGCCAAATGCTCTGGTCACGAGAGAGCAGGCTGCGGCCATGATTGGACGGAACCTGCGCCTTCAGGGCGGCACGGGTGCCATCACGAGCTTTACAGACAACCAGCAGATCGGTACCTGGAGCCGCGGCCTTGTGCAGGAGGCCGCCAATATGGGGATTATCCAGGGCTACGAGGACGGGACCTTCCGCCCTAAGGCCAAGATTACCCGCGGCCAGGTGGCCTGCTTTCTGGTCCGGGCTCTCGGCACGCTGGTTCAGGAACCTGGGGAGCAAACGGCGGGGGGCGTGTATGGCAATCTGACGATCAATACCCCAGGCGTCATACTCCGTGACACCGTTGTTACCGGCAACCTGTATCTGACCGGCGGCGTCGGACTGGATGATGTGGTGCTGGAAAATGTGACGGTAATGGGAAAGATCGTGGTCAGCGGTGCCGGCACAAGCCAGAAGGGCGAGAGCAGCATTGTTCTGCGCAATGTAACGGCAGGCGGCCTGGAGATTGACAGCCTGACCGGTCAGTTTATCAGCCTGCGTTCCGAGGGGCTGACCAATATCAAGGAGACCACAGTCCGCACCTCCGCATATCTGGAGGACCTGACTGACGACGGGCTGGGTCTGCAGTACATCAGGCTGGACGGCGAGAGCGGCGTTCAGCTGCAGCTGGCCGGCAATATCAAGGAGGTCATCAACCTTACGCCAGATTCCAGCCTTGCCTTTGCACAGGGCGTTGCGAACAAGGTGACGGTGGACGAAAGGGCCACTGGCACCACACTGAATATTGACAGCAGTGCCACCATTCGGGAGCTGAATCTGGACACAGGCACAACCGTGACTGGCACCGGAGATATCGGTGTTCTTACCGTCAACTCTGACGGGTCTGTTGTGCCCATGCTGCCGGACACCATCATCATCCGGCCTGGCGTTACCGGTAATATCAATGGTACTGAGATGGACTCCACCGCCGCAGCCGAATCCTCTGAGGACCCCAGGCTGCTGGCCGGATATCCCGCCGCCAGGAATGTAGCGCCTAAAGCGGCGGACATTGTGTTCAGTACCAATAAGAGCGGGACCATCTACTGGGCGCTTACCGCGCTGATGGATGGCTCCGTGGATGAGGAAACGCTGGTAAATCCCTCGGCTTATTCCGCAAAGATTATCAAAAATGGTACGGTCAAGGCCAGCGCCTCTAAAACGGAGATGACCACGAAGCTCTCCGGACTGACGGTGGACGGCTCCTATTACCTCTCCGCCATCCTGGTGGACAGCCGCGGCCGCCGCAGCCCGGTGAAAGTCACGGCATTTACAACCCCGGATGACTCGACGCCGAATTTCTCCACAGGCTATCCCTATGCCTCTGTCACAACAGATGGTGATCAGCAGGTGATCCAGGCCATGGTCATGCCTACAAAGGACTGCCAGCTGTATTACGCGCTGCTGCCAAAGGGCTCCGCGGCTCCCACAGCTGCTGATTTCAAGGCCGCTGCCGTCACCGGAAATCTGGGCTATGGCGTGGTGGATGTGAAAAAGAACACCCAGTATCTGATCCCCAGGGTCAATACCTCATACCTGGCGGAGGAGACGACCTACGACCTATATCTGTGGCTTAACGATGCAGACAACGGCAAGAGCTCGGCGGTGAAAAAGCTGACGGTGACAACGCTGGATAAGACGCCCCCGGTCATTCAGCATTTGACGGTGACGGATGTGGCGGCCAGGTCCGTGACGCTGACCTATTCCTTGGATGAGCCGGGAACGCTCTACTGGGCTGTGGTCAAGCGGGGAACGCAGTTCTACGCCCAGGGCATTGATGACCCGGAGGAGCTGGTGGCCAAAATCCAGGTGGAATCCGGCACGGGTGCGTTGAAAAAGGGCAGCAGCACGGCTTCTAAGGCCGCCACTGATGTGCGGTTTACGGTCAGCGGGCTGGACTCCCAGACCGCGTACGACCTCTATTACGTGGCCAAGGACCGGGCGGGCAATTATAATGTCTACACAGCGGAACTGACCCCGCCCATGCAGATCAACACCTTGGACAATGAGCCTCCCACGGTTGTCCAGGAGTTCACCCACGATGGAACGGACAACCCTGCCAGCCCCACGCCCTATCCGGACACTTCCATCCGGCTGGTGTTCTCAGAAAGCGTACAGGGCATTCAGGACGTGGGCGGCCAGCAGGTCACAAGTAATTTCCAGGAGCTGTATAACAACGTTCAGAAGGCCAGCGCCGGAAGCCCTGAAAAAGCGGCGGCAGAGGACGCCCTGGCTGACGCACTGAGAACCCATATCAGTCTGTATTACAAGCCGGCCAGCGGCCAGCCGGAAAAGGCCGCAGAGCGCACAGCGGACACACCTCCCGATGCAGACTGGGTGATTGATTACCGCAAGGCCACCGTTGCCATGGACCCCTCGGGCAGCGGAGAGATGATCATCACCTTCCCCTACAACGCGGACAGCGGGCTGAGCGGACTGAATCTGTCCAGCGGCGCCACCTATTACTTTGAGCTGCAGGGCATCGCGGACACCTCCACCGCCGCCAACCGGATGGAGGGCGTTCGGGGCGTGACCAAGCTGCCGGAGTTCACCACCATTGACGCGCAGCTGATCTTCTCTCAGAGCACGGCGATTTCTCCGGATGGCGGTACGACCATTTTCGATATGACCTTCCAGCTCACGCCGGCCACCGCCGCCAGCGTCAGCGACGAGACGCTGTGGGACCTGCTGTTTTGGTCCGAGTCCTCTATCGAGTTTGAGCTTTATGCCAAGGACAAGAGCGGGAGTTGGAAGCAGGTCGGCGGTGCTGGCAAAACCGCAAAAATCCAGACCATGCCGGACACGCCTAAAATCGGCATCAGCATCGCCCAGCAGCTGGTGGGACCTGCGAACAACCCAGACTTTGAACAGTTGAATCTCATGAAGGAGAGCCGGGAATACGGCATTGTGATCAAGAAGCTGAACGACTCCGAGAAGCCGGAGGAGTGGAGCGAGCCTGTGAGCATCACGGTGGTGCCCATTGCCGGCACACAGGTGGCGCTGCGGGAGATGTCCCAGATGTCGCTTACCCCGGAGAGATACGAAGAGCAGCAGGCAGGGATTTACAGGGTGAAGGAGATCGGCGTGCCCACCGAGTACACAGTGACACATACCTTCCGTGACACTGCCGCACCTACCTTTGCCAGTGGCACCCCCCTCTTTGACCCCGGCGATGAGGGCGTGAACATTGATGTGATTCTTAGCCGCGGCAATACGACCTATTACTATGTAGTCGCTCCGCTGGGAAAGATTCAGACGGTGTATGACGGAGCGGTGATCAATACTGTAGACAAGTGGAAAACGCTGCCGGAGAGCGGGCTGAACGCAGACGGAACCCCGGTGACGGACAAGCTTGTCACCATGCCCAGCAGCAACGACATCATGAATCCCAGATATGCAGGGCTGGAGTATAAAACCGGGTATGGGACCTACAGAGCCGGCACAGCGCGCATTTCTCTGGACGGCCTGAGCGCCGATACGGAGTACATCGCCTACTTCGTTCTGAAGGGCGAGGCCCAGGATTCCTACTCCGGCGTCTATGCCTTCCGCTTCAAGACGGAGGTGGTGACACGGCCAGTGTTGACCATCACCCTGATGAATCCCAGTGCCATGATTCAATCTGACCGGGAGGCAGACGTCAACTATATGCTGATGGTGGCCGGCAAAGAGGGCGAACCCTTTAACGAAAAGCTAGGCAACTATCTGGATCAGGATGCGGTCAAAGAATATTCGAACTATTGGAATCAGGACTGGGCGGATCTGACGCTTTTGGAGGCGATGCGGCAATCGGTGAGAACCGGAAACAGAGATATTGGTTCCGTGTTTGACTACTTCGCTAACGGCGTGGCAAAGGACAAGGTTACCAATGCGGTTCTCTACAGCAGCACCACAGGCACCACCATTGCTGCCAATGGAAGCGTCAGCTTGAACAAGGGCAATAACCTGACGTTTACCAACGACTTTACGAAGAATATGACTGTCGGCACCTCCTATTGGATTGTGGCGGTAGGCAAGAGTCCCTTGGGCTCCGGCTATGCGTTTCGTTCCAATTCCTACCTGTCTGCGGTAGACGGTCAGCACCCCATGGTGACGTCACTGACTACGGAGACCCCGGGAGACCAAGTGTTTGAGAGTGAGCTAGAAGCATGGAGAAATCTCTATAAGGGAACGGTTTACATCACATTTGATGAGGACCTGTACTTAAAGGAGAGCGTCAACAAGTGGTCGCCTGTCACAAACCAGTTTCCAGCTCCCGCCGGTTATGTGAGCAGCAAGACTCTGTTGGAAAGCAATAATGCAACTGTGGAGGCATCCACATCAGGAAGCACGCGGTGCAATTCTCTGACGCTTTCCTTCACAGGCATTGGCCCTGGCAATAGTATTCGGCTCACGTCCGATATTTCTGACAGCGCGGGAAATAGCGGCGCGGCAGATGGAACGCTAGTTTTGAATCTTGAGGTTGTGAAAGTAGGGAACTATTGGACCGCTCAATTTGTGATTGCTCCCGGTTCGTCTGGCTGGGACGCCACCAGAAATTAA
- a CDS encoding S-layer homology domain-containing protein — MRKNCIQRAQAFLLALVLTCSLAVPAAMAEGEIRLDHSTASLEAGKTLTLTADVADTLASADVSWESSHDTIATVQPGAGNTCTVTAVAPGAATITASVKDDTSGTTYEAACAVTVTAPAVPVTGVTISTAATLNTVEKNGTLQLEAVVSPTGATNRDISWSSSAPDVASVDADGTVTGVGPGKTVITVKTEDGGFTDTREVECSGIALSKTSVKLLVNESESLSFPCYGAASGKNVVWSSSNPSVADAAAGRITGHYPGTATVTATVYGTGYTASCTVVVEEDVADAINCTVQSGQLCGFDSLLSTLNSRSREKTGAGLDYLISLSVPTSQGILYYGYVSPDAHGHGVGGTEKYYYQAGTSQMSLSEVSFVPRTDFSGTAVISYTGYATNGKSFNGTIRVDVEDVGDVSYSTASNRPLEFTAEEFTAICQARTGRSVKYIMFEQPSASRGTLYYQYSSTGQFSQRVDSNTKYYTTSTPSVNSITFVPAESYTGTVTVPYTCVDSAGGSYNGKVTITVYSASGTGRGDVEYTTGVEEKVRMNASDFNDVCREVQGTSLNYVYFDLPSSREGTLYYDYTSRNHYGSKVSDTTRYYRNSSPRISDITFVPADGFSGTVTIPYTGYDTAGDSFTGNLVIRVADEDGTVYYSTGAGKPVQFEAADFNEACLRSNGASLSRVSFELPASSKGTLYYNYTSSSGGSRVSASTSYYRSGAPQLSNVTFVPKGGYTGTVSIPFSGYDVDGSRFRGSVRISVGTSDDDIVKYSTVSGGRVYFNAADFNAACREITGDSLRYVRFTPPASRYGKLYDQYGGSEAAVTSSTSYYRSGSSRRLDDVSFLAASSYTGIVSIDYTGRSSEGETFSGVVEIQVDSAGGSTTIDIHLPFRDISSSAYYFDAVKWAVSAGITSGTTATTFSPDAACTRAQMVTFLWRAAGSPAPKSGANPFRDVSSAAYYYNAVLWAVEQGITSGTSATTFSPDAIVTRGQTVMFLYRNAGSPASGTGSAFTDVKIGDYYSPAVRWAVEQGITSGTSATTFSPSAPCTRAQIVTFLYRTFAR, encoded by the coding sequence ATGAGAAAGAATTGCATACAACGTGCCCAGGCCTTTCTGCTGGCCCTGGTGCTGACATGCTCTTTGGCAGTCCCGGCGGCCATGGCGGAGGGGGAGATCCGTCTTGACCACTCCACAGCGTCGCTGGAGGCTGGAAAAACGCTGACACTGACCGCCGACGTGGCTGATACGCTGGCCAGCGCCGATGTTTCCTGGGAAAGCAGTCACGATACAATCGCGACCGTTCAGCCCGGCGCCGGCAACACCTGCACAGTCACAGCGGTAGCTCCCGGCGCCGCCACCATCACTGCCAGTGTTAAAGATGATACCTCTGGAACCACCTATGAGGCCGCCTGTGCCGTGACGGTGACGGCACCCGCGGTTCCTGTGACAGGTGTGACCATTTCAACCGCCGCGACATTGAACACCGTGGAAAAAAACGGCACATTGCAGCTGGAAGCTGTGGTTTCCCCAACCGGTGCCACCAATCGGGATATCTCCTGGAGCAGCAGTGCTCCGGATGTGGCGTCAGTTGACGCGGATGGAACGGTCACTGGCGTCGGGCCCGGAAAGACCGTCATTACCGTAAAAACGGAGGATGGGGGCTTTACAGACACCCGCGAGGTGGAGTGCTCTGGTATCGCTCTTTCCAAAACCAGCGTGAAGCTGTTGGTGAATGAGAGCGAGAGCCTCAGCTTCCCCTGTTACGGGGCGGCCAGCGGAAAAAATGTGGTTTGGAGCAGCAGCAATCCCTCGGTAGCTGACGCAGCGGCCGGAAGGATCACAGGCCATTATCCCGGCACCGCAACCGTCACCGCTACCGTCTACGGCACCGGCTATACGGCTTCCTGTACCGTGGTGGTGGAGGAGGATGTAGCCGATGCGATTAACTGCACGGTCCAGTCCGGGCAGCTCTGCGGCTTTGACAGCCTGCTCTCCACGCTGAACAGCCGCAGTCGGGAGAAGACCGGCGCGGGCTTGGACTATCTGATCAGCCTGTCAGTGCCCACCAGCCAGGGCATCCTCTATTATGGCTATGTCTCCCCGGACGCCCATGGACACGGCGTCGGCGGCACGGAGAAATATTATTACCAGGCGGGCACCAGCCAGATGAGCCTGTCAGAGGTCTCCTTTGTGCCCCGCACGGATTTCAGCGGCACCGCCGTGATCTCCTACACGGGATACGCAACCAATGGAAAATCATTTAACGGGACCATCCGCGTCGATGTGGAGGATGTGGGTGACGTTTCCTACAGCACTGCCTCAAACCGTCCGCTGGAATTTACGGCAGAGGAGTTCACGGCGATCTGTCAGGCACGGACCGGCCGCTCCGTGAAGTACATCATGTTTGAGCAGCCCTCTGCCAGCCGGGGCACACTTTACTACCAGTATAGCTCCACGGGGCAGTTTTCCCAGCGAGTAGATAGCAATACCAAGTATTACACCACCAGCACTCCCAGTGTGAACTCCATCACCTTTGTCCCGGCGGAGAGCTATACGGGAACGGTGACGGTGCCTTACACCTGTGTGGATAGCGCCGGCGGCAGCTACAACGGAAAGGTGACGATCACCGTCTACAGTGCCAGCGGTACAGGGCGCGGAGATGTGGAGTACACAACCGGCGTTGAGGAAAAGGTGCGGATGAATGCCTCGGATTTCAACGATGTGTGCCGGGAAGTCCAGGGCACAAGCCTGAACTATGTCTATTTTGATCTGCCAAGCTCTCGGGAGGGAACTCTCTACTACGACTACACCAGCAGGAACCATTACGGGAGCAAGGTTTCCGACACGACCCGCTACTACCGGAATTCCAGCCCTAGAATCTCCGATATCACCTTTGTCCCGGCGGATGGCTTCAGCGGGACGGTGACGATTCCTTACACTGGCTATGATACCGCAGGGGATTCCTTTACTGGGAATCTGGTCATCCGGGTGGCGGATGAGGATGGTACGGTGTATTACTCCACAGGAGCCGGAAAGCCTGTGCAGTTTGAGGCTGCGGACTTTAATGAGGCCTGCCTGCGCAGCAACGGCGCCAGCCTGAGCCGCGTCAGCTTCGAGCTGCCCGCCTCCAGTAAGGGGACGCTGTACTACAACTATACCAGCAGCTCCGGCGGCTCCAGGGTGTCCGCGTCTACCAGCTATTACCGCTCTGGCGCGCCGCAGCTGTCCAATGTGACCTTCGTTCCCAAAGGCGGTTATACTGGAACGGTTTCGATTCCCTTTAGCGGCTATGATGTTGATGGCAGCCGATTTAGAGGCTCCGTCCGCATTTCCGTGGGAACCTCTGACGATGACATCGTGAAATATAGTACCGTCAGCGGAGGGAGGGTGTATTTTAACGCCGCTGATTTCAACGCTGCCTGTCGTGAGATCACAGGGGACAGCCTCCGTTATGTCCGGTTTACGCCGCCTGCCTCCCGATACGGCAAGCTGTACGATCAGTATGGCGGCAGCGAGGCCGCCGTGACCAGCTCCACCAGCTATTACCGCTCCGGCAGCAGCCGGCGGCTGGATGACGTATCCTTTTTGGCTGCGTCCAGCTATACCGGCATAGTCTCCATCGACTATACCGGCAGAAGCAGCGAAGGTGAGACGTTTTCCGGCGTTGTAGAGATTCAGGTCGACTCCGCGGGAGGGAGCACCACAATTGACATCCATCTTCCGTTTCGGGATATCAGTTCCAGTGCTTATTATTTTGACGCCGTCAAATGGGCTGTGAGTGCGGGGATTACCAGTGGGACCACCGCCACGACGTTCAGCCCGGATGCCGCATGTACCCGGGCGCAGATGGTGACATTCCTGTGGCGGGCAGCCGGAAGCCCGGCGCCTAAGAGCGGCGCCAATCCATTCCGGGATGTAAGCTCCGCCGCATATTACTACAATGCTGTGTTGTGGGCTGTGGAGCAGGGGATTACCAGTGGAACGAGCGCCACGACGTTCAGTCCGGATGCCATCGTAACACGCGGACAGACGGTGATGTTCCTGTATCGAAATGCCGGCTCTCCGGCATCTGGCACAGGAAGTGCATTTACCGATGTAAAAATCGGAGACTATTATTCGCCAGCGGTTCGCTGGGCTGTGGAGCAGGGGATTACCAGTGGCACAAGTGCCACCACATTCTCTCCATCGGCTCCCTGCACCCGGGCGCAGATTGTGACCTTTTTGTACCGGACCTTTGCGAGGTGA
- the acpP gene encoding acyl carrier protein, with protein sequence MLSEKVRDVIVETLGCEAEAVTPEASLEEDLGADSLAFVELVIALEDATGIHIEEEEASKLKTVADVLAYLESKQQ encoded by the coding sequence ATGTTGTCTGAAAAAGTGCGCGATGTCATTGTAGAGACCCTGGGCTGCGAGGCGGAGGCGGTCACACCGGAGGCCTCTTTGGAGGAGGACCTGGGCGCGGATTCCTTGGCCTTTGTGGAGCTGGTGATCGCCCTGGAGGATGCCACCGGCATCCATATCGAGGAAGAAGAGGCCAGCAAGCTCAAGACGGTGGCCGACGTGCTGGCCTATCTAGAGTCCAAACAACAGTAA
- a CDS encoding acetyl-CoA carboxylase biotin carboxyl carrier protein yields MKHQEIMELIDHFAGSGLQSMKLAQEGVSLELHRGAAAAKPEVRSAEIMPVPEEAPEAVDAITAPLAGIFYAAPAPDQPPFVTAGARVKKGQTVCLLEAMKMMSEIPAPCDCVIDEVLKTNGELAAFGEPLFQYRPC; encoded by the coding sequence ATGAAGCATCAAGAGATTATGGAACTGATTGATCACTTTGCGGGAAGTGGCCTGCAGAGCATGAAGCTGGCCCAGGAGGGGGTTTCCCTGGAGCTCCACCGGGGTGCCGCTGCCGCGAAACCGGAGGTGCGGAGCGCGGAGATAATGCCGGTTCCCGAAGAGGCCCCGGAGGCGGTCGACGCCATCACAGCGCCGCTGGCCGGAATTTTCTACGCGGCCCCCGCACCGGACCAGCCGCCCTTTGTGACGGCGGGAGCGCGTGTGAAAAAGGGACAGACCGTGTGTCTGCTGGAGGCCATGAAGATGATGAGCGAGATTCCGGCTCCCTGCGACTGCGTCATTGACGAGGTCCTGAAAACCAACGGCGAGCTGGCGGCTTTCGGAGAGCCGCTCTTTCAATACCGGCCATGTTGA
- the accC gene encoding acetyl-CoA carboxylase biotin carboxylase subunit: MLKRVLIANRGEIALRILRACRELDIETVAVYSQADEEAIHVQLATHSVRIGPPRAADSYLNQDAILTVAKGTGCDGIHPGYGFLSENADFADACAAAGVTFIGPSGDSIRKAGSKSAARDIMRAAGVPVTPGSEGVVRDLAAAQAAAEAIGYPVLLKASAGGGGRGIRRCESAAELPAAYEAARAEARACFGDDEMYLEKLIQNPRHIEFQILADRHGNIVHLGDRDCSIQRRNQKLIEEAPARCLTPELRARMGEAAVRAARAVGYEGAGTVEFLLDADMEHFYFMEMNTRIQVEHGITELVTGVDLVRQQLRIASGLALDMGEVTLQGHALECRINAEDPAADFRPCPGKVGFLHFPGGPGVRVDSHLYTGYTLPPYYDSLAAKLMVHAPTRLEAIRKMRRCLEEFALDGFRTNAELSYQILYHPTFVRGGCTTAFLDQCLPQLLDFSRHLPDQEET; the protein is encoded by the coding sequence ATGTTGAAACGGGTGTTGATTGCCAACCGGGGGGAGATCGCCCTGCGGATTCTGCGGGCATGCAGGGAACTGGACATTGAGACTGTGGCGGTTTACTCCCAGGCAGATGAGGAGGCCATCCACGTGCAGCTGGCCACCCATTCGGTCCGCATCGGCCCACCCCGGGCGGCGGACAGCTATCTGAATCAGGACGCGATCCTAACGGTTGCCAAGGGAACTGGCTGCGACGGCATCCACCCAGGCTATGGCTTTTTGTCAGAGAATGCCGACTTTGCGGACGCCTGCGCCGCGGCTGGCGTGACGTTCATCGGCCCCTCCGGGGACAGCATCCGCAAGGCCGGGTCCAAGTCGGCGGCGCGGGACATCATGCGCGCGGCCGGTGTGCCGGTGACGCCCGGCTCTGAAGGGGTGGTCCGGGATCTGGCTGCGGCGCAGGCCGCAGCGGAGGCTATTGGTTACCCAGTGCTGCTGAAGGCCAGCGCCGGGGGCGGCGGCCGGGGCATCCGCCGCTGCGAGAGCGCCGCCGAACTTCCAGCAGCCTATGAGGCAGCCCGGGCGGAGGCCCGGGCCTGCTTCGGAGACGATGAGATGTATCTGGAGAAGCTCATCCAGAATCCCCGGCACATCGAATTTCAGATTCTGGCGGACCGGCACGGTAACATCGTCCACCTGGGGGACCGGGACTGCTCCATCCAGCGCCGCAACCAGAAACTCATCGAGGAGGCTCCCGCCCGCTGCCTAACGCCGGAGCTGCGCGCCCGCATGGGCGAGGCGGCGGTCCGGGCGGCCAGGGCCGTGGGCTACGAGGGCGCCGGCACCGTGGAGTTTTTGCTGGATGCGGACATGGAGCACTTCTACTTCATGGAGATGAACACCCGCATCCAGGTGGAGCATGGTATCACGGAGCTTGTGACTGGCGTGGACCTGGTGCGCCAGCAGCTGCGCATTGCCTCCGGTCTTGCACTGGACATGGGGGAGGTGACGCTGCAGGGCCACGCCTTGGAGTGCCGCATCAACGCTGAGGACCCGGCGGCGGATTTTCGTCCCTGCCCTGGCAAGGTGGGCTTTCTCCACTTCCCCGGCGGGCCGGGGGTACGGGTGGACTCCCATCTGTACACCGGCTACACCCTGCCGCCCTACTACGACTCCCTGGCCGCGAAGCTCATGGTGCATGCGCCCACCCGGCTGGAGGCCATCCGGAAGATGCGTCGTTGCCTGGAGGAGTTCGCCTTAGACGGCTTCCGCACCAACGCGGAGCTGAGCTACCAGATTCTCTATCACCCCACCTTCGTCCGGGGCGGCTGCACCACCGCCTTTTTGGACCAGTGTCTGCCGCAGCTGCTGGACTTCAGTCGGCACTTGCCGGATCAGGAGGAGACATGA
- the accD gene encoding acetyl-CoA carboxylase, carboxyltransferase subunit beta — protein MNTIFAQRRARLLEMKTLRERYVPADQTVCCPSCGEESHRRDVARNLDVCPRCGHHFPIGAYYRLSTVLDSGTFRELNAKYPAGDPLTFPSYREKLEKAQRKTGLGEAAVTAVGAIGGVRCVVGVMDSRFLMGSMSAAVGEKLTRAVEYAAKAKLPLIFFCASGGARMQEGILSLMQMAKTSAALERFARTGRVYLSVLTDPTTGGVTASFASLGDIILAEPGALIGFAGPRVIQQTIGQTLPEGFQRAEFQMEHGFVDAVVPRAQMRDTLSRLLRIHTQGGRT, from the coding sequence ATGAACACGATTTTTGCCCAGCGCCGTGCACGGTTGCTGGAGATGAAGACACTGCGGGAACGCTATGTCCCGGCAGATCAAACGGTTTGCTGCCCGTCCTGCGGCGAAGAGAGCCATCGCAGGGACGTGGCCCGGAATTTGGATGTCTGCCCCCGGTGTGGACATCACTTCCCCATCGGCGCGTATTACCGGCTCAGCACGGTGTTGGACTCCGGCACGTTCCGGGAACTGAATGCCAAGTACCCGGCGGGAGACCCTTTGACGTTTCCCAGCTATCGGGAGAAATTGGAAAAAGCCCAGCGAAAAACCGGGCTTGGAGAGGCGGCGGTGACAGCCGTGGGCGCTATCGGCGGCGTGCGCTGTGTGGTGGGCGTGATGGATAGCCGCTTTTTGATGGGGAGCATGAGCGCGGCGGTGGGAGAAAAGCTGACGCGGGCGGTGGAATACGCCGCCAAAGCAAAGCTGCCGCTGATCTTTTTTTGCGCCAGCGGCGGCGCCCGGATGCAGGAGGGGATTCTGTCCCTCATGCAGATGGCCAAGACCAGCGCCGCGCTGGAACGGTTTGCCCGGACGGGGCGGGTGTATCTCTCCGTCCTGACGGACCCCACCACCGGCGGGGTCACTGCGAGCTTTGCGTCTTTGGGAGACATCATCCTGGCAGAGCCCGGCGCGCTCATCGGATTCGCGGGCCCCAGGGTCATTCAGCAGACTATCGGCCAGACGCTGCCGGAGGGCTTTCAGAGAGCGGAATTTCAGATGGAGCACGGCTTTGTGGACGCGGTGGTGCCCCGCGCACAGATGCGGGACACTCTCTCCCGGCTGCTGCGCATTCATACACAAGGAGGCCGCACATGA